The genomic region GAAGGGGACATGGAAGTTAGTTTCATTCAACACATGCAGTAGCAGACAATTCATATCAAAACTACAATGCTAAAATGGAAACAGAGGTGTACTACTTACCCAAGGCCTTTCACAAGAGATGCAGCAGCAGTAGCCTCCCTTTGTGCCTCTGCTGCTACTATAAGAGCAATAGTCTTCCTCCTGACAACGGCCTATTCACCACAAAGAAATGAATGTACAGCATGTTCAGAATGATTTCGCGAAGCTTTTTTTGCACATAAAAGAATGGTTTGCAGTTCATAAATGCCCAAGTACTACATACACGACACTTGTTCAACTAATAGAAGACCTGAAATTCAGTCCTTCGTTGCAATTTAGAGATGATAAAATATACCTTTCCAGATTTGATCAAGCATGTTGGAAGGGTATCCCAGGACACGGTTTCTGTGACTCTTCTTTTAATATTAGGCACAGAAGAAACTGGACTGGAGGTAGCATTTGCCTTTGCTGGCACATTGATTCTCGGTGGTGAAGTTCTTGCTGGCGTTGGTGGTGAACTCCTGAGCTTTGGTGGTGAAGTTCTTGCTGGCGTTGATGGTGAACTCCTATAAAGCTTTGGCGGTGAGCTTCCTTCAGTTGCTGATTCCCTTTTTATGTCTCTTGGCATTTGCTTCTTCACTACAGCAGAACCGTTCTGACTGAGTGGCCTGCCACTATTCTTGCGTATTTCCTTATTAACTTCTTGTCTCGTAGAAGCTAACTTGGCATTATTAGGAGAGGTAATATTTGGCCTTTCCTGCAATAACAGCAGCAAATGTAATCACCAACCATCCTAGATGCAATTTTATGTCATATATTTGTCTGCTTAGAAGCTATTGGGCTCATATATTATCTGATCTCATATAATTACCATTAGCATATCAAATTCTCAGAGCCACAATATAGCTAAGTTTAGTGTTCCGTTGTTGATCATATTTCAATTAAACCTATGATCATGCGCATACCTGAGGTTTTGACTCTTGTTTCACTTTCGTAGCACTAGAGACCAGCTTTTGGTTTGCCTCGCAAACACTACTTCCTCCATTACTACTTTTGTCACTATCCATGCTAGAGTTTAGATTGGTAATTTTACCATTGTTGCTTGATATCCCAAGCATGTAACGGGAAGCAACACCGGCCTTCTGCTCTTTGATGACTACCTTCCTCTGAGAGTTTTCCTTTTCACTCTCAGACAATTCAGTTGGCTTGGTAGTTTTCCGTTGTTGATCCAATGCTTCCAAAACCCCAGAGGGAGTTGACATTTGCATCAAATCCTTCGGGTTTCCAATGAAAGGGTTCCTTCCTGGGACTGCTCTGACCCCAACAAGAACTGGAACAGGAACActggactgaaccttttcaacatATATGAACTGTCCAAGTTGTAGTTTGTTTGATAAGATGAGTTCATTATCCTCCTTTGATAAAGACACATATGTTGAGTGCGATGAATCTGAAACTTTTATGAAGAAACCATGGTCTGGCCAAAGTTCTGAACCAGTAATTGCAGGAACGATGCTAATAACTTGGAGAAGAATTGACCGGTGTTCTCCACATACTTTCACATCAGAGTTTATATGTTTGAGAACCTTTAACAGTATCCCTGGAGTAAGAGATGCCATATTCTTCTTGAAGCCAGCTTAGCTCTCTTTTCTCTGGGGAAAATAAGATGGAAATTAAGTGTGGTATAATTAGATAATAAAATCCATACACCAACTTAAAAACTACAAGCTTGTAATACAAAATATCAAACAGTTTTTTTACAGTATCAGATAAATCACTTTGTTGTATAAAGTCCAATGGAAAATGTACAAAATAATGTGCTGTTCAAGGTACcgaagatcccccccccccccccaccccacagaGGAATGGTTCTAACTTGAATGCTGGCTCATAGTTTGCGATACAAGGGGTGGTCGCTAAGTAAAGAAAAAGTGAGCTGTGGATTGTGTAGTGAAATTATGATGGTCCATTGAAGTTGGTAGCTCAACAGAAACATAGAATTAGTTCATACAACATATACATAAGCTCCAGCAAAGTTACCTGACTTAGCTCCTACCAAACAACCAAGTTTGACATTTCAAGTGAAAACAAAAAAATACGGCACTGGAAAAATATTCAAAAGCATGATTTTGGTCTGGAGGAATTCTAACGCACAAAAATAAATCATATGGGCATACAATTATTGTGAAATTTTGGAGCCCCAAGGTCCAACAGTTTGCAGCCTAAATTTGGCCAACTGTCTGAAGATGAATGCAACATgccaaaagaaaatgaaaaacccTCAAGGTACCAAAGACTTTTCCCAGAAGGCTGATTCTAAGTTCTAATTGGGCAATGTTGGCTTGATCATGATTTGCAATACAGGGGGTGCTAGCTGAGTACAGCAAAAGTGGGCTGTGGATCAGCAATGAAGCAGTTGGTAGCTCCCTAGAAACAATAAATTAGTACAGTCAGAACATATATGTAAGAGCTTacctcctactccctccgtccggaaatacttgtcatcaaaatgaataaaaggggatgtatctagatgtatattagttctagatacatccttttttatccattttgatgacaagtattttcggacggagggagtacctaacaGCACAGATTTGGCAACtttaaagaaaagaaacaaaaactgcATTGGACAAAGCTTAAAAACAACAAAAACGAACCATGTGGAACTACAACTAATGATTGGTATGAAATTATGGAGCCCCAAGCCCCAATTGTTTGCAATCTAAATGTATGAAGATGAATGCACCCGGACCAAAGAAGAACAAAGGACTGAAACAGAGCCCTGACAGCAACGGAGCCTGAGAACCAAAATCATTAAAGAAAATCCCTACCACACCACCAAACAATGTCCTTTCACAGGGCAGCCATCAAGAGTACCTACTACGTACAGCAACATATCCAACTAGAAACGTCTAATCCCAAAACTTTCCAATTTGCAGGGAGGTGGTGAGGACTTTGCTGAAGGTAAAGGTATTAGCAAAAGAGAAAAGAAGTACCGGTGTTTCTTAGCTTTACAGCAAAGATTAGTAGATCACTAGACCCCATCAACTAGAATAGAACTAATGATTCTTGCAAAGCCTATATAGCTTCATCGCAAGTAACATGGGCACCCAAAAGCCACCAAACTTGCCAATTCCCATGTCTTGGCCCCCTAACAAGATTTTAAGGACTGAAATCCTGCGTGATTATCGGAGTAAGCCAACCTATATCTGTTTCTTGACTTGAAGCCAGCAAAAGTGAGACCTAACAAGCCAAGAAATAGCAGGTCCTGGGAGGAATGAGCGTTAGGCCAGGAATACAGCGAGACCAAAAACAGGAATAAAAAAACTTGTCGGCTGACTCTGAAGACACAGAAAAATGAGATTGATGTCTCAAGACTAGCCTAATTTCCAGGAGAGCAATTTCTTTCTGAAGCAAAAGTACATAACGATCGTGCAGACACATCCCCGAATAAATACCCAGAATTGAAGTCGAGGGGGTTGCTTCACGGCATGCCCTTGGTGTTACCAAGACGATAAGCTATCCTTCCTTCCCCGGAAATCACGAAACTAAAATCTCAGGTTCCTTAACGAGCAACCTCTTAACCCGCCAAAGGATTATCCATTCGTCCAAGGGGGAAGAACAAATTCTGCAAGCAAACCGCGAGAGAATTTGAAAAGGCGCAATATCTTGAGCAAACAAAACATACCAAAACCACAGAAATTCTTGGCCCCTTGTCCCGTGCAGGAGCAAGAACCAGGGCACCTGCGGAACCAGCAAGAAAGAAACAGCTCGAGTCGTGGAGCAACAACAGAGGAGGCACATACCAATTCGAACTCTTGGTCAGCTCTAGGCGTCGCGAGGGCGGCAGGATATGAAAAGCAAGGAGCGGCTAATTCTGCGGCTGCGCCATTTCATCGAACGGGTGGTGGGAGAGGAAAGGGAAGGGAGGGGAACAGAGAGAGGAGCAGTACCTTTCGGCCTTCGGTAGTGCGCGgggcggagccggagccggagccggagccggggaGGTGGAAAGTCGGGGGGGAGCCGAGCCAGCCCAAGGCGAAGAAGAGACGGTTGGACCCTCTCCAGGGCGGAATAAAAAGGGGGAGGCAGACGAGGTAGGCGACGCGCCGTGGGCCGAGGCTCCCAACCGCCCGCAACTGTCGTTCGAGCCCCTGGCCTGACACACACGCCGTCGGCCGGGGCCCGGGGGCTCGTCAAGCATCCTCTTTGCTGCTGCCACGTGGGGCCGGCAAAGCTCGTAACATGCACCGCTCCGGTGTACTGTACTACGTGTGCGCACAAACCTTGATCATGAATGGTACCGCGACGTCACCGGCGGCAGACACGCCTTCTTCCTCTGAATTGCGTCAGGATCTCCTCGTTCTCCTATGAATGCTCCGTTGCACGGACGGACGGGCGCATGGTGGAGCAGCCAGAAGAGTGCGTACAacggggaggggaggggtggggtGGGAGGGAGGTCCCGATCGGGCGTCGGGCGCGGACGCGATGGCTCGCGCGCAGCCCGACCGACGACGGGCAATCGGCCATCGGCCAGCAGGCCAAACACAGCGTCAACGTCGCGGCACAGTTCGTCCCCGGCACGTTGGCAACGTGGCGAGCCATACGAGCGTGCGTGTGCATATCGGCTTTGCATGCCCACCGGTCCGGTCCTCCTTTTTGTTCGTGTCTTGGTCTTTGCCTGCGCACGGGGATGAGGGGATTGCCGAAAGGGGAAGAGAACGATTCCTCTACTCCTCTCCCTCGCTGGCTCTGCCCCAGCTAGCTTTTTGGGGGGGTTTGTTTAGTGGACGCCACGCATGTTTCTGTTTCTGTGGTAGACCTCCACTGATGATACCGCGGCTGAGCAGCGGCGCTCTGTTCAGCCATTCGTCGCGATATGCTCCGATTATCCGACAAGGGCCATGCGAGCAAGTTTGCCATCGCGTTGGGTTGGAGTGCAGGCAAGCATGATAGGGCTTGGATTAGTCCTGCTCTTGCACCGTGTTTTGGTAACTGACGGTAAGGGCATCTCTAACGGTAACTCGCAAATTTTCTTATGCATCCATTCGCAAATAGGAGAACCGTCCACGGACACGGATACGGGAGGACGTcatccaacgctagccgcatacattttaaactctttttcaacaaatcagatgaaattcatgcaaacacgaccggatttcatacaaacacggcggattttcattacatttcaaacatcTAAAACCAAAAAAATACCCGACCCTAAATCTATTCTACGGCGGTGGCGCCCGACGTCCACAAGCCCATGTCGTCCTCCATCCACCGTCTTCCTGCCACTGCAACTGCCACAAGCTAGTACTGTATTTCCTTCTCAAACACGGCGTAGGAGGCGCAGCTCGTGTTGTTCTCCTTCACGGTCGCCTGCAACTGCGCCTTCGCGTCGGCCGCTTCCTAGCGAGCGCCGGCTTGAGCACGGACGACATCGTAGATGACATGCTGCTTCGCGACGAAGTTGGGGTTCGTCGCAGCCATGATCTCCACGGCCTCCGCGCCCGCTGTCGGGGTTATGatcctgacaatgagtactagAGGTACGAATAAGGGACAGAGACTAGCTACGGCGTAGGTGTGACACttggtgtttaacgagttcaggcccctcactcggtggaggtaaaagccctacgtctcgtgccCTGAGGCTTGCTTTGATTTGATGGACATTGTTACAAGGGTTGAACATGTCCGGCTATGGAGAGGGgagcggcttatatagagtgtgttgCAGCCCCATGTCTCCCACGCCGTCGGGGCAATTAATGCCATTGAATGAGACAGTTACCAATGTAACGAGCCTCTACCACAGCAGTTACAGGTAACGCTAGCTATAACTCTATTTAGTGGATGACTTAGGATTCTTTGACCGTTGCAGCTCCCACGACGCCTCCATGTCTGGTACGTCCGAGTGGTAGTTCGTCCGCCGAGTGACGTGTGGTTGCTCGAGTGTTGCAGAGCTGTCCTAGTGATCCTCCCGATGTCAGCATTCAGATGACACATCGGGCTTGCCATCAGAGGGGTGTCAAGCTCGTCACATAACGATCTTGAAGAGGACTTCAGTCGGGTGTTTAACGTGGCCGAGTGCACGGGTCCCCACGGAGGATGGTCAGTCGGACTAACGACCGTCCTTTAGGAAAGGAATCGTTGGTAATCAATCAGATTGACTTGTCCCGGAAATCTCGGAATTTGAATTCGCGTGTTCGCACGCTGAAGCAGTAATGTCGTGCATTAGTGGGAAAGTGGGGAGCGTGGCTCCTCGATTTGTGTTCACGATCTCCGCCATGTGTTGCGCCTGCCCTATGCAAAGCCCTTTCGCGCGGGCCGTCGATCAGGGGATTCATGGTGAGAGATTCGGCCAGAGATTTTGTCCTGTGATATAAAAGGCTTGGGGACAAAGGTTCGGCCCTTAGATCCCATTCCCCTcgctccgactcctccgcctccttcctcctctcgagTGCGCGGCAATGGCGAGAGATTACATGGCCAAGGCGGAGAAAGCGAAGAAGGCGGGGAAGGCTTCCTCCTCTGGCTCTGGTGCAGCAGTCGGCGACGCGGCGGGGGACTGGATCCTGTCGCGCTCTCAGCCCGGCGACTGGAGGAGGGGCTGATTCCCCTCGAAGGATGGCGTcgcatggacctcatgggt from Triticum aestivum cultivar Chinese Spring chromosome 4A, IWGSC CS RefSeq v2.1, whole genome shotgun sequence harbors:
- the LOC123084699 gene encoding uncharacterized protein; translation: MASLTPGILLKVLKHINSDVKVCGEHRSILLQVISIVPAITGSELWPDHGFFIKVSDSSHSTYVSLSKEDNELILSNKLQLGQFIYVEKVQSSVPVPVLVGVRAVPGRNPFIGNPKDLMQMSTPSGVLEALDQQRKTTKPTELSESEKENSQRKVVIKEQKAGVASRYMLGISSNNGKITNLNSSMDSDKSSNGGSSVCEANQKLVSSATKVKQESKPQERPNITSPNNAKLASTRQEVNKEIRKNSGRPLSQNGSAVVKKQMPRDIKRESATEGSSPPKLYRSSPSTPARTSPPKLRSSPPTPARTSPPRINVPAKANATSSPVSSVPNIKRRVTETVSWDTLPTCLIKSGKAVVRRKTIALIVAAEAQREATAAASLVKGLGIFTEILKSAEEDPHGAVNKFFQLNRLIIQQNIFWKDNSPDSGKESRPEKEKPSRKVSASQNKAAGSGAAKNPDDAYTSGKLEWAREDGFKEIGRSWIDLKRESQSWFLNFLEDALVSGFKFEGRVKNSTRERVRGQSKGGDGQIAVRLSQLKETSNWLDQQLQSEGAKPDDGLVETIERLKQKAYSCLLGTVETAASALESRNGCS